From one Candidatus Zixiibacteriota bacterium genomic stretch:
- a CDS encoding site-2 protease family protein, with product MNTVPDSTPETETTRNAEPVGGAVDIDRVDEILSYGESKKPWRNLSFLLISLFLFVTLGLMQSQWGFLFTIVIVIFVHELGHLLAMKAVGYRDVRIFFVPLFGGAASGEHHNPGPLRRAFVSLAGPLPGIVIGVLLARLYFAGADPVTLTAARVFLFVNAFNLLPFYPLDGGRVLEAVLFTRNHLLEVTFKVVAGLALGVMAFSMKSVLLALLAAWVLVTVPAVYRKGVLARDLRKLPNLPTTSSDFRIPRPFLEAVIPRLAEHLGPHAQNPGVVAAQVRDLWHRTVQQPAGAGSTFGIIAFYVLSFVLSVLLAVGVEMRVQGTI from the coding sequence ATGAATACGGTGCCGGACTCAACGCCGGAAACCGAGACTACCCGAAACGCCGAACCCGTCGGTGGCGCGGTCGACATCGATCGTGTCGATGAAATCCTCTCTTACGGCGAATCAAAAAAACCCTGGCGCAATCTCTCTTTCCTGCTCATTTCCCTGTTTCTCTTCGTCACCCTCGGTCTGATGCAGTCGCAGTGGGGATTCCTGTTCACGATCGTTATTGTGATATTCGTTCACGAACTCGGTCATCTGCTCGCCATGAAAGCCGTCGGGTACCGCGATGTCCGCATCTTTTTTGTACCGCTTTTCGGCGGCGCCGCCTCCGGCGAACATCACAACCCCGGCCCGCTGCGCCGCGCGTTTGTATCGTTGGCCGGCCCGCTGCCGGGTATCGTTATCGGCGTGCTGCTGGCGCGGCTCTATTTCGCCGGAGCCGATCCCGTTACGCTTACCGCCGCACGCGTCTTTCTCTTCGTCAACGCCTTCAACCTTCTCCCGTTTTATCCGCTCGATGGCGGGAGAGTCCTCGAGGCCGTCCTGTTCACCCGGAACCACTTGCTGGAAGTCACTTTCAAAGTGGTTGCCGGGCTCGCACTGGGCGTGATGGCCTTTTCGATGAAATCTGTGCTGCTCGCGCTGTTGGCGGCGTGGGTACTGGTGACCGTGCCGGCGGTCTACCGTAAAGGAGTTCTTGCGCGCGATCTTCGAAAACTCCCCAACTTGCCGACCACCTCTTCCGATTTCCGCATTCCCCGACCATTCCTTGAAGCGGTTATTCCGCGCCTTGCCGAACACCTCGGTCCGCATGCCCAGAACCCAGGTGTCGTAGCAGCCCAGGTCCGGGACTTGTGGCACCGTACCGTGCAGCAGCCCGCCGGTGCCGGCTCCACGTTTGGAATCATCGCGTTTTATGTCCTTTCTTTCGTGCTGTCCGTCTTGCTGGCAGTTGGCGTCGAAATGAGGGTTCAGGGTACCATTTAG